The Engystomops pustulosus chromosome 2, aEngPut4.maternal, whole genome shotgun sequence genomic interval TTTGTGTTCGACACTATCCAGGTAAGAATTGGGACTGCTTTGTATGTGAATAGAGGATATATGGCTTTTCTCTCTGTCATCAAACATGTACATAAGTCGGGGGCTGCTATAGGCGTTTCTACACCAGTTAGGAGAATATAGGGCACAAATTAAGCTCCTTTACAACCACCTTCTACAATAGACAGAATGGGTCAGAATAGTCCAGACCCCAAAATTGtatccaaaataatatatatttttttaaagtttcattTGAACTCAGTAGACCAATAAGACAAAAGAGCTATGGTTACAATACTTGATCACTTTATATGACATTAGCCAAATGTTGGACCAAATctaaggctttgttcacatctGTGGTGAGTCTTCAATTGGTCTGTTCCATTCTTGTATctgaacaataaaaataatagaagCCGCATTTGTTTGAAATTAAAAGGGGAACCGACAAGAAAGACCCAAAAAAAACCATCAACTATAATGGGTCACCGGGCTTCCATTTGGGTGTGTGTCGTCTTTGTTGGACATTTAAATATTGACATAACTTCTATTACTTTTGCAGAGTCACCAATATCAGTGTCCACGGTACCCAATCACCTGCCCCAACCAGTGTGGCATTGGCAGCATTGCCAGAGAAGACTTGAATGGGCACTTAAAAGAAAGCTGCAGTTCTGCTCTAGTACTTTGTCCTTTTAAGGAATCGGGCTGCAAACACAGGGTAGGTTTTCACTATACTTGGTGCATGAATTTCTCCATACATCTGAATGGAAAGGGGTATTTCTGTATCTGTATGCTAATTTGTAATGTTTCTTCCTTTTGACTAGTGCCCTAAGATTGGTATGAGCAGACATCTTGAAGAAAATATGAGAGCCCACCTTAGTATGATGTCCTCCTTGGTTACCCGACAAAGGCAGGAGATTCTTGACCTGAGAAAACAGGTGGAGGAGTTGTCTGTGAGCAGTGAAGGAATACTCATATGGAAGATCAGTGACTATTCCCGGAAACTTCAGGAAGCCAAGGTCCGAGGCAATTTTGAGTCCTTTAGCCCACCCttctatacacacagatatggcTACAAGCTTCAGGTCTCTGCATTCTTAAATGGTAACGGCAGTGGTGAAGGCAGCTACCTGTCGGTATATATAAGAGTCCTCCCTGGCGAGTATGACAACCTTCTAGAATGGCCTTTCTCATATCGTGTCACATTTTCATTACTTGACCAAAGTGATCCTTCCTTGTCTAAACCCCAACACATTACAGAAACCTTTAACCCTGACCCAAACTGGAAGAACTTCCAGAAACCAAGTGGCTCTCGAAATTCCCTGGATGAAAGCACCCTTGGCTTTGGATATCCTAAGTTCATCTCTCATGAGGACATTCGGAAACGCAACTATGTACGTGATAATGCTGTATTTCTCAGAGCATCAGTAGATATTCCTCAAAAAATAATCGCATAATTGAAACTTTTGGACCTTTTATGAGGGGAGATTTTGTTTTCACACTAAAACAAGTAGTGTTTTCTCCAGTTTCAGTTCTTGAGTTGTATCACTACCTAAGATGGTCTAGTTGGAAGGAGAATGGTTACAAAAGAGGTACAGATGTTTTGTCCTCCTGTAAATGTCAACTGTATTTTGCGTTTGTACGACCAAGTCAACTGTGAAGCATTGGAGATGGGAAGATGGTTTTCTGAACCGTTCCTTCAGCTTTGGAGATGATCATCCAAAATAAACTTCAAAAATTCAGCGACCAAAAGTTCACCTTTGTTCTTCTTCTATTGGCAACTAAGTAACAGCTGCTGCAAAAACTGGGATTACATGTGCCACCTGGCATCTCTTAAATGGGCAGCCAATATGGACGATGTTACCATGCATCTCACAATActagattttttctttttgtgaatTTACAGTGCAATAGACTGCTGAACATTGTAGAGGAACAATTTAATCTGAGCTGCGTTAAAATCTTTTTTAGGCTTTTAAGGTGTTTGTGAGGTCTTCACCTTAGAGCTTGGCATTCGGAAAGCAAACTAAAGTCCAggtgctaaaaaaaaataacaaaaaagccaAAGTGTCTGACCAAGGAGAGAGGACGGTGAGGTGTACCCCAGGCAATACAACAGACGGGTCTACCTCAGGGGTGTTTGTGGTGCTGGCATCTTATGCGAGGAAACTCGTGATAACTCTTAACTCAAGTGCATACTTTGGCTACAAAGGGTCCAAGGGTTTACAAAATTGCATTGACCAATAAGTGCACTGATAACATGCAAGTCACATGACAAAGAGAGGAGTGTCTTGAGGCCCTTTGGCACCCAATTCGGCCGCCAGGTTCGGCCCATTTGTATTCTCCGCAGCAACATTTTCTACTCGATTTTTGTAGCCTTTTTACTCATTTTGTAATTGACAGTTTGATAATAATGTGTACTGGACAGCTTTGGGAATTGATTTTGATGATTTCTTAGCTGGGGTATTCTGTTACTGATTATTGTATGATGAGAATGTTCTGTTTGATGTGACGTCTCTAATGTGAGCCCAAAGCTCTGTACATTTCAGTGAATAAAATCCTCTTGTGAATTAACCTTCTGAGATACGCTTACAGCCCAGGGTGATTGGCCTCTCCAGACGCTATGAAGTAACTTTGTGCATAGGATATCCCCTGAAATCCGCtcaatttaggtttttttaaataaaaaattttttttcaagaactATTCTTATTATGAATGGGGGAGAATCATGACCAACACACTTAATGCAACATTTTTTACTCAATTCCTCCTAATTCATCACATTAACTTGGACTGTGCGCTAACAAATTGATGAGCAATTTTTGACTTGTTGGCTATAAAAAGATAATTATTTTTGGCCACGGACACTAAAAGCTAATTTTGGATGGTTTATTATCCTTATCAGACTGAAGGCTATGATATCAACATATGCCCAACGATGGCTATGTAAGAATTTACTTTGTCCCTATAAATCGTTTGACTTCTCACATTCCAGGCACAATTTTCAGGGCCACCATcgatacatgtatttatgtaccCTAATTGGGTGCAGTTTATTGATATCACGTGTTAGTATATCCAATTGGGATGCTTAGGATGGTTCCATTATGGAAACACCAGCAGTACCCATTGGCAATGTCCTGGTTTCTTTCATGAATTCTATTATTATAGTGCTGTGTGCACGTGATGGAAGGACATTCAACGTAGATGAGAACCCGACCTTATTCAGTTCAGGGTGTATTCAGGATACTCCAGAATTTCTCCAACATTTCGAGTTAATGGCTGCATTTTCATCTGTTTTGCAAATTAAAAAGTTCTAAAGTTTTGACACCTTTTCCGGCATTGTCACCATTTCCTCCCGTGAC includes:
- the TRAF4 gene encoding TNF receptor-associated factor 4 → MPGYDYKFLEKLRRKFVCPLCGKAMREPVQVSTCGHRFCDTCLQEFLSEGVFKCPEDQLPLDYAKIYPDRELETQVLSLSIRCIHSEEGCRWSGQIKQLQTHLNACAFNVIPCPNRCSTKLIRRDLPEHMQHDCPKRKVRCEFCGNDFTGEAYEDHQGSCPQESVYCENKCGARMMRRVLSQHSLAECPKRTQPCPYCNKEFVFDTIQSHQYQCPRYPITCPNQCGIGSIAREDLNGHLKESCSSALVLCPFKESGCKHRCPKIGMSRHLEENMRAHLSMMSSLVTRQRQEILDLRKQVEELSVSSEGILIWKISDYSRKLQEAKVRGNFESFSPPFYTHRYGYKLQVSAFLNGNGSGEGSYLSVYIRVLPGEYDNLLEWPFSYRVTFSLLDQSDPSLSKPQHITETFNPDPNWKNFQKPSGSRNSLDESTLGFGYPKFISHEDIRKRNYVRDNAVFLRASVDIPQKIIA